The genomic region GgaacatatttttttattatatcatgCATGGTTGCAATATCTGTTAATTCACTCTTCTTTTATGTGCCACTTGCGGGTGATGGATTAAATTGCCTCAGTATAGACAAGAACTTGGCAATTGTTGTTACGAGTTTTGCACCCTTGGCTGCACAATATCTTTTTGTTATTGCAACATTGCCACTGGATGAAGACCAAGTTAGTTTGGAAGACCAAGCTATGTTAGGACTGGGCTTACACCGTACATGTTCTGGTCTGGAAGTGATTCTCATTGATGGTAGTGTGGAAGACTGAGAAAGGATATTGAAACTTCCAAGCGATGCAACTTGCAGGCAATGGCGGTGGAGAAATTGCTTAGAATGGAGTGGAATTACTCTCGCATTTTTGCAGAAGCTTTCAACCATGCAAACAGCAATCCAAAGCCCCCACTTGCTGCATTCTGAAGCATTTCCCTGTGGCGTTGAAGAGGCTACCATCTTCCCCTTTCAACGTGGAGTTTGGGGAGCATATAAAACTATAAGCAAATGCCAATTTCCTCCTTCCCTGTGCGTGGCATTTGGGGAATGCAATATTAACTCCAACTAGAATGTAAGTTGGCAAATGTAAATGCTAGCATCTCTCCTCTACCCTGCATGGAAGTGACTAGGTAAAGAGGGTATCATTAATGGAAGCTTTCAAGCAAATTGCAAGTTGTAGGTGTAGCTATTTGGTAGCCCCTGCATGGAGAGTGAGGAAGGCATGAAGCAAGGTGTTAAAATTCAAACAAATTGCAACTGGGAGCAATCCCCTTGTATGGCATGCTAGAGGTGATTGAGAAGAGCAAAAGAAACTTTCTAAtacaaatgcatttggcaggtgtgTGCCAAACTCCATGCCATATGCCAATGTCCTCCCTGTAGAATGGTATGGCCATTAAAACTGCAAGTGGATTACAGCCCAGATCCTCCCTGCGTGGATGGAATAGACAAGGGCATTAAAATAACTTTCAATCAAATGAAAATGTAGCAAAGATGCCATTGAAACTTACAGGCAGGTCTCAAAACCTTAAGAAAATACATTTCTAGGCAAAAtgacattatcccacattcactggggAATGGGAATATTTGACATTTAAAAGTAAAGCTACACTCAAGTATAGTGTCGAAAGCCACAAGAGGCTTTTGGCGAATGGTGCCACTTGGGCACCCAAGCAGACCCCACGTGCACGAGCGCACTTCCTAAGGCAACCAAGGAGGCCAACAAGTGGCGgctaggtggaccccacataggaaTGGATCCCGAGGCAAGGAAGTTTTGCAAAGAACGGATGACTTAACCATGAGCAAGTTCCATGAAGATCGACGGTCGGTATTgattcgcaagccaaagatgctcgcCGGTTAAGGTTCGCAAAACAATGAAAAGAGTTAAAAATCAAGCAAGTTCACGAGATCCAACGGCCGACACAATTTCATGAAAGGATGATGCTTGCCGGTTAAGCTTCATGAAATGGCGAAGGGTTAAAGAGCATGCAAATTCAAGATGATCCGATGACGCGCGTGATTTTGGAGCCCGAAGATGCACGTCtgttagccattgcgaaatggtgaaagacaggtggCAAGTCTAGGTGGAGGTCTAGCTTGCGGGTCCTGCTAAGATGGCGCTGAGGTGGTGATGAGGTGGCTGACAAGCAAGCAGATAGGTGGCGTacatgtggcagtgatgaggtagTGAGGTGGCgaattgatgaggtgtcatccgaggtggcacccagtggaccctatCGACGAATCAGAGACTACCATGTGGCGGGGCATCAGgccaaaaatcaaagaaaaatggatgaaaaatcaaatttaaatgtatagtgcaaactatatagaaaatccaaaaatttaaatgatgtgaacATATCCAagtttaattcgcccagaggtcaaTTGTTGGCCAAATAgtcaagtatcatatatcaccagaAAGATCTTGGGATAAGGAATCGAATCATGCAGTTAATTTttacaaatatgggatatttcaagAGCAGTTTCCAAGGGaaggaaaggaaatatttttcagttAGGAAAGAAGGCACACTTGGCAATGTGTTATGCAGCCCTGATTTttctccctcctctttttattctattttcttctcaattgtaatggttccaaaaatttggagaatggctccatattttcatggtttccaattctgagttttcttcaagattgtacagggcagagcttttctttcagtaatggagttcaattctttgttgtaggtgttcttagttgcaggttcttgtgtgtgtaaggcatgcacaaatttgcACAAAATTCGTCTCTGAAATGTATTCTAATTTTATTCAAATCtaattcttaaggaggatcaagttggtcatgagCAACTGTGTCTGTGAGTGcaatgcttgtttgtaggtaatcttcaaggaagattttaaactctgtgagcaaacattaataaaatagggttcatgtttctggatctgatattttctgtggataagccgagtaatgcatttatgcaaagcattaaatgcaggaatacttaagaatgaagatggatctgtagtataagttttcatctatagtttgatgtgtgattctatttcccttggataaggcactgatcttgcaattaaggggattctcaaaccaatttaaaatccaattagaatatcTTTATTTCATGTTATATTTTGAAacgtttcatctatctcatgctcaagcataacTGAGTTGTatatgtagatctagcccatctgcaataacccacttgttgttgagcccttgtgagatctatctgctttattgatactgtcataggtgtgtaataggtttaattttaagcatcaaaggtatacccgcctaggttttgcagagcctgaagagtagaaggattcatatccttgtcatgttgtccaagccttgaggttcttcatagattgaattgactacttcatagatcaattgcaggtgtacttgggttaattagTTTTGATGAACAACACTAGTAATGCATCAATCGAGTGGATTCATTGACTATTTTTCAGTatagattgatgagaagtgggctactcctcagggggagcagctatGATGAGATAAACACAAGTGACAGTagcaaagatgaagacaaaagatgcatttgcaccttggcattgttctcaaagggggagaagaaatataacaAACATACAGAAGAAATATAAGAgacaaaagaaagacaaaggaggagaagagaaagtGAAGATCATATCAGTTCAACATGATGAGTTTTAATGATGATTCTtttagtattgccatcaattctaaagggggagaatgttgacaTGTTGTcataactgatgatgatgttgatataaGGACTATTGGTTATTATATAGTTGATATGATGAGGAGAATGATGACATGGTGATGAATGACCGGTATAGTTGAGATGTTGATTGGTGACTTGATGATCAGTTGTTGGTATACGATGAtctgttatttgtgttgtcattgatagcaaccttggCAACCTTGTGCAGTTATGTTGTATCATGTTTACTCATGTTTACtttgtcatctaagtcatctatgtTGATTGATAAGCTATGGAATGTATTTGACAGTCAAACTGTTAACCAGTAAGTTGAAACAGTGAAGGAGATGTTTGTGGTAGAGATCTATGTTGATTTAGGTGTTGGATTTTGGAACAAGTGTTTATGACATTGTAATAAGTCTATGACCataaccgcatcatgttttgataAAAGGAAAATATGTTTGTTATTGACTGTTGTATTTCTATAGGGTTTTAGCAGGGTTTAAGAACTGGTACTTAAATCTCTTGACCAATGATGTTTAATGGTTTGCCAGTGATTCTTTTCATGTGCATAAGTTTGTGATGATGTGGTAGAATCCATGTGAAgtaataagatgttgttttggcatgtacaaagagtgaatttcttgggaatgagcgaagtaCTTTATAGAATGagataagggtttgaaagtgtatcaaatcGAGTTGCAGTGATGTGttgtgatcattcaatggttgtaattgtcttGTAGCTTATTGTAATAATTTGTAATATGTTTTAGGGGATTATTTTCCCCGTGCTTGATGTAATTTCATGTAAATTCAAATGCTTCTAGGGTTTTGTTTCCGACAAAGTTGTACAGTCTATTTAAGTCAAAGTTTGTGATGGTTTAGTGTGCCTATGATCAAAGAGAAGTGTGTGTCGAACCAGATTCAGATATCTGCATGAGAGAAGTAGATTGGAGCTTATAAGGATTTGAATAAGCAATCAAAGAAGTGCTAAAACTAGATCATTCACCTGTTGTTTCCTAACTGTTGTAGCAGACTAAATCCGTTAACCCGGTACACTACTACATGATATGGATGTTTAAGACATTAATTAAAGACAAAACTTTACTTTCGTCTTAAACacacattttacatttaatttatatttttagttATTTAAATGTCTTAGCTCAAGACAATATAAAATAAAGTTAATCATTTCTTCGTGTCTTTTTTATGCCGCCGGATTTTTTTCCCTCTTCACTCGTCTCCCTCTTCTCTGCTTCCGCGGCGGCATTGGAACCCCTCTTCATGCAATCGTCTGCGGCCCCTTCTCTACCGTCGGGGTTTTTACCCTCTTCACTCGTCTCCCTCTTATCTACTTCCGCGGCGGCATCAGCATGAAAATTCCATTGGCGGGAATGATGGGCGTCGTCTCATACTTATCGCATGAGTTCCTCAATCTTCCTTAATCTTCCTGGCTTGGTCACGCCCTCCAACTCTTCGCTCAAGTGGAGATTGAGAACAAAATTCGTGGACGGGCTCACATCCTTGCGTTGAAAGGGCGATTATGTAATGAGTATTTACAACTTCCCTTTCAATATTTTTTCCTACGATTGCCCTAATTTGTGTGGAAGGTGCATCGAACAGCATTTTGGTTGAATGCCTGACCTTTTTTTGGCCTTTTTTTCACAGATTTTTGCTAACCCAACAGTTCAATGATGGAAAATTTGCAGTATTCGTCAAGGTATTTGCTTCctgtatttattttttatgtaaacTTTTGCTCGAGCCTAGAAAATTTGTGTCGTGCCTAATCATTGAAACCCTCTGTCAAATTTATGACTTTTGGGATTATCTTTTGCCcacattctattttatttttcgCCTAGGTACCATTTACTCTGTTTTCTACTAAAATGTTTTACATCATCAGGCTTGGGCAAACTGCGGCTACTTCCTCATTTTCTTTTTAACTTGGTCATAGAAGAAATGATTTCTCATAGGAGTGGTCATTATTGATGACTAGAGTATTATTAAATGCTATGTACAGTTAAAAAAATATCATAGACCTAAACAATGTTGTCTGCTATGTACAGTTACTAAATCTATGGTTAAGAAGAGCGGTTGATCATGGACCTACAGCTGTTGGGGTAACAGTTTGGAATCAAACTCTCTACTCTTCTAAATATTTGTCTATTATCACTGATTATTACAATCTAAATAAACTTCATCAATTTGGTTTTACAGATGAGAAATACATTTACTTTCTTGTCAGAATTTCTTAATGGGTATTGACTATAAACTTTCATTAATAATAAGCATAGTCAATTAGATATCAAGTTGTTTGAAGATAAATATTTAGAGTGCAGAGATGTAGAAATCTCCCCAAAACGCATCTCAGTCACACAGAAGGCCCCACTGGTAAGTTTAAAATTTTTACATCCATTCCCATAAGAACATTAGATGTCATGTAGTTGCCATGTTTTTGAGTTATAATATGAGCACCTCACACCAATCCTTGGGTAGTTCCGTGTGCATTGCAAAATGAAGTTCAATCCAATAACACGCCGCCTTCCAGTATATAATTATCATAGTCAATTGTTATAGTCAATTAGATCATGAACAAAAACCCTTTCTTCCAATCTTGGGTGATTCTATCAGGGATTTATAATTGTGCCGGTTTGTGGAGGATTTGAATATATATGCAGTTTACTGCAGAGGCTCTACAGTGTTTTTTTGCTGATTCTTGAGATTCACACAAGATTCCAGCGATAGGGTGATTTAGTTTGcaaataaatattttctattttgttgaCACATCATTTTGGGAGGTTTCTACAGCAATTTCAGATTTTTTATGAGTAGGTTTGCATAATTATTTGTTGGATCTGAGGAGTTTACACCATTTTGACAAACACTAGCTGCTGCTCCATTAATCTTTAGAGGGTTCGGATCAAATTTGACATTATTTGTAGGTTTCCAGCTCTAGCCATGAAGAATTTGTTGTTGTACCAACATCACAAGTCTAATTTTCAGTCATACAACTTGAGTGCcactttggaagagaaaaatcTATTATTTCCAACCTTGTGATGGTCATATCACCTGCTGATTTACATCATTACGGCCCTTGTACATCATGACCAATGTAGCACCATTATTTGGAGGATTAATAGTGATCAAATATTGTTGTTCCTGCTGTCAAACATCATTATCGGCTTTATTTCCCAACCATACAATATTAATTACAGACCCAGTCATATTTGTAGATCCTGGAAGCCATTTATAAGGGAAGTGTACTATCATTTTGGGAGGATGATTTGCATTTTGTTATCCATATATTTGGGGTGCTAACTTTGGAGAAGACCCTACACAATTTTATTTGGCTGTTTAAAGGTCTATAGTAGCTGTAGACTATTCATTATGCTGCTGCACCTGGTCATAGAGGCCTCAAATTGCACTGCCAACTGAGTCAATGCATAAGATTTCGGTGCATCGTAGGGGCTGGGTAGATGTTGCCGAACAAAACAGGGTATGTAATAAAGTCGAACAGATTGATCACAATTGAAGTCTGTAATAAAGTCAATGCAGTCATGAGTTGTGGTTGCTGGAACAAAACAGGGTATGTAATAAAGTCGAACAGATTGATCACAATTTAAGTCTGTAATCAAGTCAATGCAGTCACATGCGCGTGAATTGTGGTTGCTGGGTTAATGTTTAATCAGTTACGCTCAAATAGGAATAAAGATTGGGAAGGGCACGGGAAGTCTCAAGATAAACAAGGAACATTTCTTTCTAAAAGTTTTAAATTATTCTACTTTCCATGTAACTGAATTTTGCCTGACATGCCTTTAGCCTCAAATAATGTTCTCAATACCTGGGGTAGGACCTTACAAAAAATGCATAAGAGGAGCAAACATATTGATACTAGTTATCACTTTATTCAAGGGTTGGTAAACAATGGAGAAATCAATCTAGAACATTGATAAGGTTTGAAGAACCACTTGCTAACGTATTTACAAAGGCCTTAGCAAAGGATcaatttgaatacttgagagaaaATTTGGGTATTGTAAATATTGATGCAATTAATGGTAGAAATTAAGGGGGACTGTTGGAAAGATTTAGTAATTTCTACCATTGCTTGGTTGTAGCTTGATTAATTTTTTGTCTTTAGTTTCCATTTTTAATGTCTACCTATAGTTGTTttaaaaaacatattttaaatCTAATCAATTTCTAGAAAATTATATATATCTCTAAGTCTTATTGACATagtaatttctcccacttgcatgggAAGAATTGTAATTTGAGGAGCTAAAAATAATAGTTTTAAAAAGAGAatttgcatgaagtttgttaactgTACTTTTGCATGTATGTGTTGAAATCATCTATATGTTAGCCATTAGTTGATTTGTTGAAGACCTCTATATAATGAAGCTATTGTAATGCAATTATTGTCTCTGATCCCTTGATCTTGTGATCAAACAGTTTCTTGTATTAATGTTCCTTGATCTTATAATTAATAAGATTTGTAAATCTTATTTGAATGAATGAAAAGATTTATCTGCTTTTGAACTATTtctatgtaatttttaattttctCCAAGTCCTGTATAAAGAGGCATATGACAATCTTTTGATGCATGCCAATAAAATTCTGTTCTGTGCAGTAGCACACGGTTATTATTCTGTTTTTATCTTCTTTTGTCTCTGCCCACGGACACTTACATTATTCTCGTCACTTTTGAGTAAACACAACATTAATTAAACCATGAAACACGTTTATTGTCTGTTTCAGAGACAATAAAAATGGCAGGGATGAGGCAATTGGAATCTTGGTAGTTAATGGAAACCCTAGTTTGCTGGATTGATTGGTCACAGTACAACTCATACACAGCTCATGATGTTGTAATTTTACAGACAATGTCAGATGCACCGTAGACAAATGAGCATTTAAAACATGATATAAGAAATCTTGGACTACATTATCTGGGCATACTCCTCTCCTTCCATGAAACTGCGTGCAATCTTATCTGTTTTACCAGTAACATTACTGTAATATTATCTGGTAATACATTACTGTTCGCTCAGTATAATCTCTTTACCCACAAACATTACTGCATTATTACGTGTTTTTTTCTGAGATAAGATGTGCTGCATCCACAACAAACAATAAAGGCAACATGTCTTCTTCTAAATAGAGGAATCTTTTCCATGTGAGGAGTGTTCCCTGTGAATGAAACAAATGGGATTTCTTTATTCAAGTTTGTTTACACAGACTTCTCGATCATTCGCAATCATATATTAGGCTACCAAGACCATTGGTACTGTGCTAAGCCTGAATGAGATAAGTTTCTCATAAACCATCATTCAGGGAAAAGTTTAAAGTCAGATTTTACAGTGATAAGAGGGATTTTTTCCCACTTTTGATAATGGGAATTTGCATTTTTGTCCAGGGTAATGATGTCTATGAACCGACTGCCAACGTTATCTTAATGGACAACCTGTATTGTTCCTACTATGCAGGTTTCCTCGTTGAAAAAATGGTTAAACAGCTTTGTCTGAAATTCTGTTTTTCAAGCACATaatgaaatttgtatcaaaatttctTCATTCATTTGATATGAACTTCTTCAGTCTCTCTAGTACAATATAGACTACGCAATGGCAACTGACATTAACCCTATTATAGATAGCTTTCGACAATTGCATTGAAGATGGCAATCAGATGAACAACATTTTCCGGATGTGCTCCAAGGTCACATCTCTACTTTAGATTGGGGCAATTGATACCTGGATTGTCGTAGGATGGCATGGCCAAAGTTATAAACAAATAATAGAACTGAAATTGAAGTCACTAAATTTACAAATAACATACCATATATTCATTGAATTGTTGAGCAATCTCATGAATGGTTTAGCTGAATATTTATGTCATCTGCCAGCTTGATGGAGGCTGCTGCTACAATCAGCTGAACCATATTCCTCTGTTGGCAAGGCATCCACAGATTTTTCAGCATTTATGTCTAGATCTTTAGGCTCGATATAAAGCATAGCTACTCTTATCCCTGCCACAATCCCATTCATGGTGGGTCTCTTGGATCCTTCTCTATCCACACATTGCAATGCAAGATTAACAACACATTTGAAACTTTGCATCTCATTTTCGCCCAAAGACAACCTCTTATCTATGATGTTGGTCAAGCGAGAAGGGATGTCTTCGTTTGCCTCTGCATGGAGCATTACCTATCATGAAAATGAATATTGTCAGTTTATCTAAAATACAAAGTGCGACAAATCAAAACGATCAAGTATATGGAAATTTCTAATGatggttaaaaaaaaaatcttacccaTCTCACAAGGTTGACTTCTTCTTCAGAAACTGCATCTTCGATTGGTTTCCTCCCACATATAATCTCTAACAAGACCACTCCAAAGCTATACACATCACTTTTCTCTGTCAACTTATTGTTACTGAAATACCTTCAATCAATCAAGGAAAGTTACAATAATCTTTGAGTAAGCAGCGCTTGTATCAATTCAAAGTTTCAAATTGCTGGGTTAATTTGTATTGCTATTTGCAACcgaaaaaggaaaaaaatttgaAGGCATAAGTATCTCTACTCTGGATCCAGGTATCCCATGGTTCCTTTAATTGTGGTAGTCACATGAGAGATCCAATCATCTTGAAGAATTTTTGAAAGCCCAAAATCTGCGATTTTTGCCCTCATATTCAAGTCTAGGAGAATGTTTGAACTCTTCACATCTCTGTGAATGATTTTCGGTCTGGACCTCGAATGTATATATTCCAAACCATCAAATTAAACACATTAAGAGGAGGCCTCATTAAACTCTATTCGAGGCCTCATTAAACCATAATTGAGGCCTAGAAAAGAAGAAAACCTACAAAAGCCTTTATTAATCCTGCTAAACAGAACAGAAGTGAAGTACCTTCTGCTGCATCTAGAGCTACTCGAATCCTAGCTTTCCAGTCTAGGGCAGAGGAGTTTGCCAAAGAACCTGCCAAAAAAATAAATTGAGATCCATATAAGTTAGTTTGTGTCGCTTCCATACGTTAAATACTTTAGCCTGAAAGTTAACCCACCATGAAGGTGATCCCTGAGTGATCCTCCACCCACGTATTCGTAAACAAGCATAAGCTCCTTGGAGGAGGTGCAGTAGCCAAGCAACCACACCAAGTTCTTGTGACTCACTCTTGAGAGAAGATCAATCTGCTTGGTGAAAAGTTAGCATAATATTTGAGCATAATATTATACTTCAAATTTTAATCAGAAAACAAAATTGAGGTAGATATATGTAGTACCTCATTTAAGAACTCTAATACTCCTTGCTTCGATGAAGAGGATAGTGCTTTTACAGCAATTTCTTTTCCATCCAGTAACTTGCCATAGAAGACAGTTCCAAAACCTCCTTTACCGATCTCTTGGCTGAAATTCTGTGTCACTGTCCTCAGCTCTTCTATGCTAAATGAACGAGTTCTGACATTGTTCGGTACCATGACCGGTAAATCTGCATTTGCATTTGGCTTCCAAATTCCAATCAGAAAAATCTTGAGTGAAAAAAAAACAAGGGGCAAGTTTAAGCAACATTTATTGTGATTTGACGATTAGATTTATGGAGGAACAAGGTGAAATTGATCTCCTCACCTGATTTTCGAGAGTATCTTCTACGATAGATAAAAATCAATACCAAGACTAGTTGAGCAGCGAGAATGCCTCCAATGATTGATCCAATCTCTACCCCATCGTTTTTACCAGATCCTAGTAGAAGTGATTCAAACCCAAACAGAATTAGATTTTACCGTAGTTGCCAACTAAGATTACAACTCCAATCTAACTCCAATACAAACTTAGGACACGAAATCCAACAACGATACCTGAACTTCTGAAGTGGGGACGAGCCAATAAAATCAAGACATTCTTCTTTTTCATTGCTTATAAATTATATGCAAGGGATGATGATGATATATTCTTGTTTTTGATGTCATTGACCAATAGGAATACAGTATTAGTTCTAAATAACATGTCAATGTGAGATCTGCTGGttcttggacatgcacatgaattCCTCCAATTGAGGACATGGTCATTACAACTTTGCCCAGTTTGATTAGGCTGGTGGCAAAATAGAATGTGGTGATACTGCAGATATCTCGACTAAGTAATTCTTTTGAGATGGATATAATTGGATTTTCAGCATGATACGGAAACTTAttctttattaaaattttaatttacccACATTCTTTGTTCACCAAGAATTTTAATAATTATCTCAATTATAATCTAATTTTAATAAAATCAtccattagttaaagacatcagtTCACTGACCAAGGAATGCGGGTGAACAAGCACTGACCAGTGACAGTTCCACACACAAACTGCCTCATGGAGACATCAATTTCCATGCGCAGGTGCTAGACATGTTCA from Cryptomeria japonica chromosome 3, Sugi_1.0, whole genome shotgun sequence harbors:
- the LOC131874139 gene encoding LEAF RUST 10 DISEASE-RESISTANCE LOCUS RECEPTOR-LIKE PROTEIN KINASE-like 1.3, which gives rise to MRCRRREQRAREEGRAHEHWTQAESREKTNKLRTTPNKSDSDAELRVAELDRHSGKGRAVQYLQFIGKRKKGFTCMPNANADLPVMVPNNVRTRSFSIEELRTVTQNFSQEIGKGGFGTVFYGKLLDGKEIAVKALSSSSKQGVLEFLNEIDLLSRVSHKNLVWLLGYCTSSKELMLVYEYVGGGSLRDHLHGSLANSSALDWKARIRVALDAAEGTSLLFCLAGLIKAFVGFLLF